The nucleotide window gtgagtgtgtgtgcgcCCCGGGCGCGGGCTGGGCGGCACTCGGAGCGCGGCGGGAGCGGCGGGAGCCGGGCGGCCGCGGCGTCACTCGGGCGAGCGAggcggccggggccggggccggggcagCGGCGGCCGCGCCGGGCATGGAGCTCGCAAGCCCGCGCTGAGGCGGGACGCGCCTGCTGGCCGCGAGCGAGAGGCTCTCCGCCGTGCGGCGCGCGGGCTCCGGGCCGGGGCCGGgcaaacttttctttctcttttgccctCTCCAGAGGTAAAGTCCCGAGCGCGGACTGAGCGGCGGGGACGCGACCCGGGCCGGCCCGGAGGGACCCCGGGGGCTGCGGGCGGAAAAAGGGGGCGCGCGGGCCGTGCGGGTCCCCCGCGCTGTGCGGCGGCGCCGGGGCTCGGGGCGCCGGGCGGGCCGGCCGCCGAGGGTGCGGGCGGGCGCGGGCGTGCCCCCCTCGGGCGGCGTGGAGGCGGCGGTGGCCCGGGGAGCCGAGCGTTCAGCCCGCGGCCCCGGCTCGCCGCCCGGGCCGGGGGAGAACGGGCTCGGGGGCcgcgggggtggggtgtggggggggggggaagcctcccgcccccctcctccgGGGACCGCGGGCGGcgaggcgggcgggcgggcggccggcGGGGATGGTGCCGGGGAAGCCGGGCTCGCCGCCCGCCGCGGGGTGGAGGGCGCGGGGCGGGCTGGCTGAGCGCAGCTCCCCTCTCTCCGCAGGCGCCTTCTGCGGCGGGCGGACCGACTCCTCGGCGCGGCGGGGCCGGGGCAGGCTGGACGCGGCATGATGCGCGCAGTGTGGGAGGCGCTGGCGGCGCTGGCGGCGGTGGCGTGCCTGGTGGGCGCGGTGCGCGGCGGGCCCGGGCTCAGCATGTTCTCCGGCCAGGCGGCGCAGCCCGACCCCTGCTCGGACGAGAACGGCCACCCGCGCCGCTGCATCCCCGACTTCGTCAACGCGGCCTTCGGCAAGGACGTGCGCGTGTCCAGCACCTGCGGCCGGCCCCCGGCGCGCTACTGCGTGGTGAGCGAGCGCGGCGAGGAGCGGCTGCGCTCCTGCCACCTTTGCAACGCGTCCGACCCCAAGAAGGCGCACCCGCCCGCCTTCCTGACCGACCTCAACAACCCGCACAACCTGACGTGCTGGCAGTCCGAGAACTACCTGCAGTTCCCGCACAACGTCACGCTCACGCTGTCGCTCGGCAAGAAGTTCGAGGTGACCTACGTGAGCCTGCAGTTCTGCTCGCCGCGGCCCGAGTCCATGGCCATCTACAAGTCCATGGACTACGGGCGCACGTGGGTGCCCTTCCAGTTCTACTCCACGCAGTGCCGCAAGATGTACAACCGGCCGCACCGCGCGCCCATCACCAAGCAGAACGAGCAGGAGGCCGTGTGCACCGACTCGCACACCGACATGCGCCCGCTCTCCGGCGGCCTCATCGCCTTCAGCACGCTGGACGGGCGGCCCTCGGCGCACGACTTCGACAACTCGCCGGTGCTCCAGGACTGGGTCACGGCCACCGACATCCGCGTGGCCTTCAGCCGCCTGCACACGTTCGGCGACGAGAACGAGGACGACTCGGAGCTGGCGCGCGACTCGTACTTCTACGCCGTGTCCGACCTGCAGGTGGGCGGCCGCTGCAAGTGCAACGGCCACGCGGCCCGCTGCGTGCGCGACCGCGACGACAGCCTGGTGTGCGACTGCAGGCACAACACGGCCGGCCCGGAATGCGACCGCTGCAAGCCGTTCCACTACGACCGGCCCTGGCAGCGCGCCACGGCCCGCGAGGCCAACGAGTGCGTGGGTGAGTGGGGCGCCGCGGGgacgcgggcgggcgggcgggcgggctcCCGAGGACCGCCTGCCCCGTGGACGCCGCGCGGGCCGTGGGAGGCGCGTGCCGGGAAGTCCTGGGCCCGGGAGGGCTGAGAGCGGGCTCACGGGCGCGCGTGGCGCTGGCCGGGGACTCTCGGATTTGCGCCCGGCGGGCTCTGGAAGCCAGGAAGGCTGAGAAATGCTTCGGGGGAGAGGGTTTTGCAGGAAGCTTGCCGACCGGTCCCCCTAACTCCGGGCTCAAATGCAAAGCATCCACTGTCTTTAACCTCAGTGTGGCGGGACCCTGGGATCCACCTCCGCTGtacgccccccccctccccctttcccaggGCTGCAGCTGGGCACCCTGTTGGGAACCCCGGCCCTGTTCCCCGGGGGGTTCCGACTCCGCAATCACAGATCCCTTGGGAGATGGCAAAGGGATTTGCAGTTTGGGGCGAGTTATATCACTCCTGCGTCCTCCATTTGCCTTTCATAGTTTGgggcaaaaaatatttttttgcccCTTTTGAACAGCGTATTTGTGTTAGCTGGGATTTAAAGATGAGATTTAAATTAATTACTATCCACAGGTTACAAAGGAGAGTTcagtaatgattttaaaataaatcaatcctGGTCCAGAAAAGTGTaccaaaatatgtgtgtgtgtgtgtgtgtgtgtgtgtgtgtgtgtgttgttagcGTCACAATTAGgtgaaatgaaacagatttgaATTAACCAAGGATCCAGCTTCTCTCTTTGTAATGGGGTTTTAAGTCCTGAAAGAAATCTGACAAGGCTTGCACTGGTGAACACTGTTGGGTCAGAAATGAGgctaaaaagagagagggagagagagagagagagagagatccgtTCTATTTCTGAATTGTACAGCTTTGCTGCAGTAGAAAGTCAGTTTCtccccagcaaaaaaaaaaaaaaaaaaaaaaaaaaagaaagaaagaaagaaagaaaaaaagggtggggggaggaggagaggaatgCCAGAGGACTGTAGTATGAGATGTAAATTTCCaatttccacattcttttttaatgaaaattatttcgCCCCTCAACATGCCATTGGGTGTGCATCTTTTGTGAACCTATAGTTAcgcgccctcccccacccgcaccccccaGCTGCCACTGTGTGAATCTTCTCCCACTGTGGCACATTGCTAAGTTTGCTCGTCCCCACAAACACACGTTTCGGAGTCTGGTTCTGATTAAGTGTCATGTTGTTGTCGCATAGTTTGTGCCTCATGACTTGTGGATGCAGATTTTTGAGCAAGCCGGCGCAAAACAGGTCTTGGAGAGCCGGGTGGGCACCGAGGCCCAGTCAGGCGCCCTGGTCTGCGAAGGGTCTCGCCTCCTGTTGCACAAGCACGGCCTCCATTTTTGCACTGCGTCCCGCTTTTGCAGACCCGATTGTTCATGCCCCTCATTTAAGGGACTTGGGACTGGTTGCCAGATTGAAGAGAGTGCTCAGGCAGGATTCCACAGCCAGCTAGTAGTTACACCCTGACTTAGTGGTCTTTGAGAATAAAATTCCTTTGATCTGCTCAGTTCCTTCAGAAATGTTGGTTTTTCCcatcccttctctttccccctccctcttttcttttcttccttttgtgcgTAAAAACCCTTTATTGACATTTAAAGGGCCTCCCACGGTTTTGCTATCAGTTTGAGTTCCTACGTGCAAAGGAAAGACACCTTCCAGTTGTCAGTGGGCAGGGTGGAAATTGGACAAAAGCAGCTCGCTACACCGAGGCCAGTAAACGGGGTCTTGTGCTAACATTGTACTGGCCTGAAGATTCCTCTTAGCCCGTGGTGTTCACAGTCATCACCTACCCCCAGCTCTCTGCCAGTCCCTTGGATGTGGAGACACAAACCGCATTTGTTGTTAACAATGGTCATGCTTTTGGAATAGTCTCTGTAGTTTAGGATTTTGTCTTTTGACCAGAGCCTTGACTATGTGCACAAATTGgattgactgcttttttttttctttaagccaaaTTGAGCAATCAACATATGAACTAATGTAATTAGTAAGTGTTTTTGTTCAAAAAGTTTAATTAGGCCTGGTAAGGACATCATCTGCATGACAAACAATCAGCTGAcaatattttctggtttttaactGAGGTTATTTTAATTCTCAGTAGTTAAAGTATCTTTAAATCTCGCCGATTATTCAGTCACCTCATAAAAGCAAAGCCAATTCAACGAAGTTCAAGTtatttatagtttcctttttgAATAGATGTTCTGATATCTTGTAGTTATAGCCCCGGGAGTGTCAGGTTGAAGTTCCCATAAAGTCTTAATTGAAATCTTGGTGATTTTTCCATCATTCCACAGAAGAGAAAGCCAGGAAAGACAATTTAGAAGTGATTTACAATTAGAGGTCGAGCTTTTTATGAAAAGGCCCTATAGTGGAGATATGTGAATGAATTAGTATTTGACAGGTGTTCTGAGACACTACAGGGCACTgtgctaggggaaaaaaaaagcattaataaaTCCTTCAAACACTAACTTTTGTACTATCAGCggctcagatttttttccccaacctaATCCCGTCTTGTGAATTTCACACTGTTGACATATCAAGTCAAGCTACCCCGATTATTTACAACGAAGCCAAAGTAAAGaaggttgttttttaatttcaaaaatcggtattgataaaaaaaaaaaaaaaagaagcatcacTGTGTTATTCTGTCTTTGCCTTTATGAAATAATGAGGCAGTGATTTATAATAGACTAAAATGGCATCCTTCCTTAGGTTAAtccccctgctccccgcccccccaactctaaaacttaaaaaaaagacccatgGATGTTATTATTTGACTACATGGTTCTAGATGGGGCCGCAGTAATTTCTGGTTGCTAAGAAATGCGtatgtcctggggcgcctgggtggctcagtcggtggagcgtccgacttcggctcaggtcatgatctcgcggtccgtgagttcgagccccgcatcgggctctgtgctgactgctcagagcctgcagcctgtttcagattctgtgtctccctctctctctgacctgcccccgttcatgctctgtctctctctgtctcaaaaataaataaacgttaaaaaaaaaaaaaaagaaagaaaaagaaatgcgtATGTCCTATAGGTCTCCTTTGGTCAGCTTTCTTTCTGGTGTTTCAAGGTTGAGTTCTCTCCAGAATAAATGTGAACTTTGTAAagccccattttattttaaatccaattTTGGATTTCTTCTGGAGGAAAGAAACCCCTCAAAACAATATGAAAGACAAGACCATGTATAACGTTACAGCCTCGACAGCCCTCAGTGGAATAACTAAATACTTTCTTCCGCCCATATGTATCGGCAGCATTCACATGGTCTTATACACATGTGCATTTACATTCACTGCGTAAAGAAGCATCCATGCGTGCTGGGGGTGTGCGTACGTTCAAGGGAAAATGCATGAACAGTTTTAAACCACCTGGGTTGCTAGgccctttttcctccttcttttttttttttttttttcaaaagagcaTCTGAAGACCATATTGTGTTTCATAAATTATTGACATCAGTTTTAATCAGTGTCCCCCTGACATCGGAGCTGTGTTAGTATTTAGTGCCTGACGAAGCATGCTGTTTAATCTTACTGTGGGAATGTCACTGTGAACCCCTGCCTGGTTTGTGACAGGGTAAGCTTATGAAAACTTGTTTTGCGACTCACTCTATGGCTTTGCGTTGCCCAGCTGAAACCCAAAACCCACACAAAAGAGGTCTCTGCAAGATGAGCACCGTGCTGGGCTAGCCTCCTATGGTCATGGGTACCTGCAACATAATGCTGGTAATTGTTTAAACATGGCTTTGgctggcggcggcggggggggggggggtccctcatGCTGTAAATGGCTCTCGCACTTTGGCCCACCATCATCCCCAGCAGGAGAGGGGTGTTATATTGGAGGTGTTGCTGTGAGAAATCCAATGCCCCACTAAAGACTCTTGCAAAATCAGAAGGCTAAAATTATGTGCCGCTTAGGctagagcctggcacagagctgtAGATCAGTGAATGTTTTTACAGTCTTCGTAATTATTATAATTACCATCATTATGGTGGTTAACGCTTGAGAGCTTATTTTTTGCCAAGCACTCGTATTAGTCATTTAATCATTGAGGCTGTGCTAATAATAAGCAGGATGATGGcacttatttcacagatgagaaaaccatgaCCTAGAGACACTAAAATGGTTTACCCAAAGCCATGTGGTTAATAGATGGCGGAGCTAGAAACTTTTTGACCTGACGTTTATCGCATCAGACCCTTTGTGCTGATTCCAcataggatggatggatggatggacggatgcaTGGACAGTTGGGTCAGTGGTTGGGTGGGGGGCTGTTATATATCCACATACAGGAGAGAAGATGGAACGACCTGTTACTTCTGGAAGTGGAGATGGTTCCGTGGCTATGTTGATTATGTCGTGCTGTATTAATTGTGCTCATATATATTGAAATGTGAAGTTGCATGTAAGAAATTGTCCTTCATTTTAGCCATAAGGACGAACGGGAGCTGGCTGTTAGGAATATAAGGGAAGAGACTTTAGATGCTTTCTGGTGGGTCTTGACATCCATAAGCATTGGTGATGGCCAAGCGTTTTCTTGATCTCCAGGGCCCGCGAGCTCTCTCGGAGATGGTGGAACAGAGCTCGTGATCAGAAAATCCTCTTTAATAAGGGCTCTTCCTTTTCCCTAGTGCTCATTATCTCCCTTGCTTCTCTGGAACATATGGAAAAAAACCAAGGAAGGGGCCAAGGAGTGTTGTTGGAGAGGGGAGTTTACTGGCGCATCGGGTGCAGCTCACGTATGTTGGTAACTCAGGGCCGACATTTATCTCGGTGGGCCCCACGGCAGCTGGAGGGAGGGTCTCCGCTGGGCTTCTCCTGAGCACCTGGTGGGCAAGGAGGCTGCTCCCTCCTCTACTGAGAGACGGGAGACAGACTTGTGTCTGGGTAAACCTTCGAGGGTGGGTCTGTGCATTTCCAGGCTTTGCCAAGAGGCCTTTTTGGCCCTGCCCAGACTCCTCTCTGACCTCCTCCTCCCGTAGAAAAATGAGATCCTCGGAAAAGTATTTGAGACTTTATGTCCAGAGTAAATATTGGAAAGGCAGTGGGTTGAAATTCAGATGTTCCCTGGAAGGAATCCCCTCATTTTCTGCTCACAGCTGGTATCGATATTTCCTTCTTGAAATGAGTTGTGCTTTTCATTAAGTAAATTTTTTGTCTTGGGATTAAACCAACATTGTATTCTTAATAGACTTTTATGTTTACACTTCAAATGTCCACTGGGTTGTTCTTCGTGTTATCTCGATGGCTTCTATAGTGTCTGCGATGCACATTGGCCTCACCAAAATAAATGGCTCTCTAGGGAACTGGATTATAAAACAGCCTTATCTGTCGATGCACCAGTAAGGAGATTTTGTGAGTcagtaggttttttgttttttttttccttcctttcagaagTGATAATCATACCTTGGGTTTCTGCAATGCCTTTCATTAGAGGGAGACTGCAGGTCTCAGAGGGCTTTTGAAACGCTCAGGATTTAAGCCTAATACTTACAGAGTGGCCCACAGTATTTTGCCTGTCGTCTGGAAAGACACAGTGCCCTTGTGGTCTCCGCAGCCTTGGAAGATGGGGCATCGATCGGTTTGGGCGGCCGAGGGGACTGGCAGAGGTTCCGGTGGTGGTCCAAGGGGACCGTCAGGTGGCACCCTGGAGGACAGACCGCAGATCCCTACTGAGTGCCAGGCATCGTACCGGATGCTTCCCGTGTGCCTTGTTTTGATGAATCGGATTACCGCATGGAATGGGGGCTTTTCAAAGACGGACGTCCCCGCCACCAAAGGGCAGTGTTTCACAGACACAACGGAGTGTGGAGCGGTCTGCGGGGCACACGGTGGCTTATTCAGTGAGGCCGTTGCATGCGCGGAGAGCAAGGGGGAGTATCGATCATGCTCGTTTCAAAGGCTGGtcacatgggggcgcctgggtggctcagtcatgatctcgtggttcgggagttcgagccccgcgtcgggctctgtgctgacagcttagagcctggggtctgcttcggattctgtgtgtgtttctctctctgccccttacccactcatgctctgtctccctctctctctctctctccctccctctctctctctctctctctcaaaaataaattaaaaaaaacccttaataaTAACACTAATAATAAGGCTGATCACCTAAGAACCGCATCCTGTTGTAACCAGCTCCGAGGGGCGGTTTTTCTGAACGACACCTGAAATGTCTGAGCTGCCCTGAGACAGTCCTCCAGACACAGTCT belongs to Acinonyx jubatus isolate Ajub_Pintada_27869175 chromosome E1, VMU_Ajub_asm_v1.0, whole genome shotgun sequence and includes:
- the NTN1 gene encoding netrin-1, with the protein product MMRAVWEALAALAAVACLVGAVRGGPGLSMFSGQAAQPDPCSDENGHPRRCIPDFVNAAFGKDVRVSSTCGRPPARYCVVSERGEERLRSCHLCNASDPKKAHPPAFLTDLNNPHNLTCWQSENYLQFPHNVTLTLSLGKKFEVTYVSLQFCSPRPESMAIYKSMDYGRTWVPFQFYSTQCRKMYNRPHRAPITKQNEQEAVCTDSHTDMRPLSGGLIAFSTLDGRPSAHDFDNSPVLQDWVTATDIRVAFSRLHTFGDENEDDSELARDSYFYAVSDLQVGGRCKCNGHAARCVRDRDDSLVCDCRHNTAGPECDRCKPFHYDRPWQRATAREANECVACNCNLHARRCRFNTELYKLSGRKSGGVCLNCRHNTAGRHCHYCKEGYYRDMGKPVTHRKACKACDCHPVGAAGKTCNQTTGQCPCKDGVTGITCNRCAKGYQQSRSPIAPCIKIPVAPPTTAASSVEEPEDCDSYCKASKGKLKINMKKYCRKDYAVQIHILKADKAGDWWKFTVNIISVYKQGTSRIRRGDQSLWIRSRDIACKCPKIKPLKKYLLLGNAEDSPDQSGIVADKSSLVIQWRDTWARRLRKFQQREKKGKCKKA